The Candidatus Baltobacteraceae bacterium region GTCGTAGTAATCTTTGGTGGGCATGCTGGGTTAGCTTGTCAGGTCGATTCGACGTCGGAAAGGCGTTGGCTGAGCGTTTCGGCCGTCCCCGAAGCCAGCGCCAGCAGGCGAGCGTAGGGCATGCGGCGCGGCCCTAGGATGGAAAGCATTCCCATCGCATTGGCACCGAAACGGTACGGAACGGTCACGACCGACAAGTCGGAAAGCTCGTCGCTGCCGAGCTCGTGTCCGATCTTCACGCTGGCCGCATCCGAGCTCATCGCATCGGCGACGATATCGTAGAGCGTTTTCTGCTCTTCGATGATGCGCAAGATCGAGCGCAGCTTGCGCAGATCCTGGAACTCCGGCTGATCGAGTAAATTCTGCGCGCCCGCGGCGGCAACCGTTGGAAGCTCGTTCGAGCGCGCGGATTGCATCGATGCGCCGACGGCGTTGCGCAGGTCGTCGGAAAGATTCATTTCGCGCGCAACCGTCGCGATCTCGGCGTCGGAGACGTCGCGCAGCAGACGATTGCTGAAGCGCGCGTTGAGTGCGTTGGAAAACCGGGTCAGTTCGTCGGGAACGATCTCGGAGCCGACTTCGAAGAGGCTTTGCGCCGCCACGCCGAGCGACGTCACCACGATGGCAACGCCGGTGCGCGGTGACAGCCAGATGAGCTGAACGTGTTTGAACGTCTGCGACTCTTGCTGCGGCCGCGTCACGAATGCCAGATTGTTCGACAGCCGCCCGAGCAAACGCGTCGTGTGATCGATGATCTCGTCGAGCTCGTGGCTCGCGTCGCGCAGATCCTCGCGGATGCGCCGGCGCTCTTCGGTGCCGAGCTCCTCGGGCTGCATCAGCCGGTCGACGTAGGTACGGTAGCCGGCATCCGAGGGAATCCGGCCTGCGGACGTGTGCGGCTGAACCAAGTAGCCGCCCGCCTCCAGCTCGGCCATCTCGTTGCGCACCGTCGCCGAACTGACGCCGAGGTTATACTTCTGCGTCAGGGTCTGGGAGCCAACCGGTTCGGCCGTCGCGACGTACTCGTAGACGACCGTCGCGAGGATGTAGGCCTTGCGCTTGTCGAGGCTTCCCGGCTCTTTCACGAGGATTAATGTAGCACTCTTGGCGTCTGAGTGCTAGAAGGAGGCCCCGTCCGAGGCCGCGGCCCGATCGATCGCCTGCTTGAGCTCGTCCCAGCTCAGACCACCGACCGAGACGTAGGTGACTCGGCCTTCGGGATCGAGCACGAGCGTATCGGGGATCTTCCCGATCGAGTAAAGCCGGTCGACCGCCCCACTGGTGTCCTCGACCAGCGGCAGGGTGATGTTCCACGTCCGAAAGTAGCTTGCGGCGACGTCGGGGAGCTCGTTGGAGATCGTGACGACGGCCAGCTTATCGCCGTACGTCTGCTTGGCACGCACGAAATACTTCATCTCTTCGGTGCAGACGTCGCACCACGTCGCCCAAAAGTCGATCACGACCACGCGTCCGCGCAGGTCCGAAAGGTAGCGCGTTCCCTGTTTGGTCGGAATCGCGAAGTTCGGCGTCGGCGCATCGAACGAGATGCCGGCGAGGCCGGTTCCCGACGAGGCCGTGAGTGCGGCCAAGACGATCGCGGCGAAGAGCTGCACGAATAAATTTTCGGCAGGCGACGACGCGTCGCCTAGAGGAACTGCAGCCCATGACGAGCCACGCGATCGAAGCCCTATTCGAAGAGAGCCGGCGCTTCCCACCGCCTCCCGACTTCGCCGAGCAAGCCAATGCGAAGCCCGGTATCTACGACGAAGCCGAGGGCGATTACGCCGCGTTCTGGGCGCGCTGGGCGCGCGAGCTCGAGTGGATGAAACCGTTCACTAAGACGCTGGATTGGGACGAGCCGTTCGCACAATGGTTCTCCGACGGCGAGCTCAACGCGTCGGTAAACTGTCTCGACCGCCACGTGCGCAACGGGCTCGGTGAGAAGATCGCCTTCTATTTCGAGGGCGAGCCGGGCGATCGTTGGACGATCACCTATCGCCAGCTGCTCGACGACGTCTGCCGGTTCGCTAACGCGCTGCGCAAGCTCGGCATTCGTAAAGGCGATCGCGTCGCGATCTACATGCCGATGATTCCCGAGCTGCCGGTAGCGCTCTTGGCGTGTGCGCGCATCGGCGCCGCGCATTCGGTGATCTTCGGCGGTTTCTCGCCCGAGTCGATTATCGACCGCGTCAACGACGCGCAGTGCGTCGCGCTGATCACGGCCGATTACGGATGGCGCCGCGGCAACAAAATCGCGCTCAAGCGCAACTGCGACGTCGCGATGGAACAGACGCCGAGCATCAAGCACTGCATCGTTGCGCGCCGCGTCGGCGACGAGGTGTTCATGCACGAGGGCCGCGACGTGTGGTGGAGCGAGATCGTCGCCAACGAGTCGACGCAATGCGAACCCGAGCCGATGAACGCCGAGGATTTGCTCTTTTTGCTCTATACCAGCGGAACGACGGCCAAACCCAAGGGCATCAAACACACCACGGGCGGTTATCTCACGCACGTGATGATGACGCACAAGCTCGTCTTCGACATCAAGCCGGAGACCGACGTCTACTGGTGCACCGCCGATATCGGCTGGGTGACCGGCCATTCCTACATCGTGTACGGTCCGCTCGCCAACGGGTGCAGCGGCGTGATCTACGAGGGCACGCCGGATTATCCCGACAAGGATCGCTTCTGGGACATCGTCGAGCGCTATAAGATCACGATTCTCTATACCGCGCCGACCGCGATTCGGACGTTCATGAAATGGGGCGTTGAGTATCCCGCCAAACACGATCTATCGTCGCTGCGTTTGCTGGGAAGCGTCGGCGAGCCGATCAATCCCGAAGCGTGGATCTGGTACCGCGAATGGATCGGCGGTAACCGCACGCCGGTCGTCGACACGTGGTGGCAGACCGAGACCGGCGGCATCGTCATCTCGCCGCTGCCCGGCTTGACGACCTTGCTTCCCGGGAGCGCCACCAAAGCGCTGCCGGGCTTCTTCCCCGATATCGTCAACGAGAAAGGCGAGTCCGTGCCGCTGGGCGGCGGCGGATACATCGTCATCACGCGACCGTGGCCGGGCATGCTGCGCGGCATTTGGGGCGACGACGAGCGTTACAAACAAACCTATTGGTCGAAGTTCGCGCACATGTATCTCGCCGGCGACGGCTGCAAGCGCGACCACGACGGCAACTACTGGTTTATGGGCCGCATCGACGACGTGATGAACGTCAGCGGCCACCGCATCTCGACGACCGAAGTCGAAAGCGCGCTCGTCGACCATCCGAAAGTCGCCGAGGCGGCGGTCTGCGGAAAACTCGACGACATGACGGGACAAGCGATTTACGCGTTCGTCTCGGTCAAGCCCGACGTGACCGGCTCGCCGGAGTTCGCCGACGAGCTCCGCGATCACGTCGCCAACAAGCTCGGCAAGTTCACGCGGCCGAAATATATTACGTTCACGCAAGAGCTGCCCAAGACGCGCAGCGGCAAGATCATGCGGCGGCTCCTGCGCGATATCGCCGAAGGCCGGACCCTCGGCGATACCACGACGTTAGCCGATTCGGCGGTGGTTCACGAGCTGCAGGAGCGCGCGAAAATCCAGGTCACGCAAGAAGACTAGGGCTTCGACGACGGGCTGGGCTTCGGCGACGCGTGCATCATCATGTTCGCGTGCATGGCCGACGGACTGTGCGACGGTTTTGGCGACGCCTTCATCATGCTGTGACCCGACATCATCATGTGCGACGAGGGTTTGGGCGACGGTGACGGCGTGCCCATGGAGTCGGCGAGGGCGACGGTTCCCGTCGTAAGGACGAGCGCTGCCGCGAGCGCAAGCGTACGTGCGTTCAAGAATAACCTCCAAAAAGAACGTGTTTATGCTAGTACGCCGGCGAGTCGAGATCGGATTACGGAACTTGAGGCAAGCCTGAGGCGATGGTCGCCTGCACCTCGTAACTAAATCCGAGACCGAACATCAGCGTGCACGCCGCCACGACGGGAAGAGCCGAAAAGATGCGCATCGTCGCGCCGGCGGACGCGCGACTCGCGACGCCGAGGATGAGCGCGACGAGAATCAGCCCCAAAACGTAGCCGCCGTCGAGAAAGCCGGCAACCCACAGCGTCGCGGCATTCCAGGCGAAGGTCGTCCATGCGACCTCGGGCGGCAACAGCGCCTGGTGAATCAACGTGCATTGCGGTCCTGCGGCCGCAAACGGATCGTACCAGGCGCAGTGATACGAAAATGCGCCGAAGCCGGCGCCCTCGCACAGAGCGAACGTCAACGCGATCGCCGTCCCCCACACGCGCAGCGACGAGAAGACCCGCGATCCGAGCTCGTATCCGACGGAAACCACCCATCGAGGTTTCCCCGATTTGCGCTTGGCTAGTCGCGGGAGAAGTCGGCGGGCGTGGGGTGGATCTTTCCGGAGAGAATGTCGGTCACGGGCATTTCCGGATAGCCGACGGATTCGTGCACGCTGTCGTCCCAGGCTAGGACGATGAAGTCGCGGAGCTCGCGGGCGCCGTCGGCGACCCGTGCGGTGGCAAACGCCACGGCTTCGGGCGTCGCGCGTTTGAACCCGCCGGTGCGACGCGCAATCGCATAGAGCTGCGGCTCTTCATCGTTGCCGGCGCGTAAGTAGAGGCCGATCTCTTGCAACAGCTCGCGCTCGTCGATCGTTTTCACCGGCGGACGGGGACCGCCCACCGGAACGAGCTTGGCCACGGCGGCCGCGGTAACGTGGGCGCGGACGAACGCGCCTTCGAACGGTGCATGGATGCCTCGGTCGTTGTAGTGCACGCTCACGTGCAACGGCTGGCTTCCGTCGCCCACGAAGTGCGACCACATGCCGAGCTGATAGATGAGAACCTGCTCGCGCAAGACGCGTTCGCTCGTAAACGCGGCGCGATCGCGCGCCGATGCGCTGCGCGCCAAAAAATCGAAGGCGCGCCAATAGGCGAAATCCTTACGCAGCACTTGCCATCCGTCGGCAATCGCGTACGGTAAATATCCCGCCTTGAAGGGATCGCTGCCGCCCTCGCGCAGCGCCGCGGCGTAGGCCTCCATATCGCTCGGCAGCGCGCTGAGCGCAACGGTCCCCGCGATTCGCCGGTCGTCGCCCACGTTGACGTAATGCGCCGGGTCTTCATCGCGATCGAACGAGTAGCCGGCGCCTTTGAGGCGATCCATCTCCGTCCCAAGCTGCGCGATCGTCGCGACCGCGCCCGGTGCCGTGAGAAACGCTGGAATGTCGTCGGGCAGCGATTGCATCGCCACCTCGCCGATGATGCGGTGTCCGCTCGTTCCCCACGCGCGCGCCGCCGGCGGAGCGGAGCTCAGTGCGAACGCGAGCGCGAAGGCCAGTGCACGTTTCACGACAGGAATCCGCCGAGCTCTTCGAGCGATTCGATGCGCGTTGCGGGCGGCAGCGCCTGCAAGATCGTCTCGCCGTATCGCGTTGAGGCCGCGCGGCCGTCGAGCAGCGCAACGACGCCACGATCGCTGCCGCTGCGAATGAGCCGGCCGAACCCCTGTTTCAATCGCACGGTCGCCGCCGGAATCATGTAATGCTCGAAACCGTCGAGGCCGCGCGCTTCGAGCGCGCGGATGCGCGCCATCACGAGCGGATCGGTCGGCGTCGGGAACGGCAGACGATCGATGATCACGCACGACAACGCTTCGCCGGAAACGTCGATGCCTTCCCAAAACGTACCGGTCGCAAAGAGCACGGCGTTGGGCGTTCGGCGGAACCAGTCGAGCAGGTGCGCGCGTGGCAGCTCGCCTTGCAGCCGCACGGGAAAAGCGATCCGCTCGCGCACGAGCGCGTAAACTTCGCGCAGGCGTGCGTAGGAGGTGAAGAGCACGAACGCGCGCCCGCGCGTGCGATCCAGGCACTCTTCCACCAGCGGCGCCGCGCGGCGCGCAAAGTCGGCGGCTTTGGGATTGAGCCGCGCCGGTGCGATAAAGAGCCGCGCTTGGCTCGCGTAGTCGAACGGCGACGGCGCCACCAGCTCCTGTGCGGCATCGAGCCCGAGGCAACGGCGCACGTACGTGAAGTCTCCGCCGATCGAGAGCGTTGCGCTCGTGAGGACGACGCTCTGCGTATGCGCGAAAAGCGTCGCGCGCAAAAACTCGGCCACATCGTGCGGCGCGCAGTTGACGGCGTACGGCCCGCTGCCGTCGCTGCGTTCCACCCACGCAATCGCGTCCTCCGAAGGCGACTGTGCTCGATCGATCGCCGCCGAATGCGCGATGACGTTGCGCATCGCCAACTCGCGCCGGCGCTCGGCTTCGGCGTCGTTTTCCGGCTTGCGCTTGAGCGCGCGGTGCCAGTTCGCGAACAGCCAGTTCTCGAGGTGATACAGATGGTCGCGCAGCGCTTCGAGCGCCGGCCCCGCCTCTTCGTTGGCCGCCAGCGGATAGCGATCGCCCGGGACGCGCGCCAGCGACGATTCGAGCGCGCGCACGCCTTCGTCGAACCGCACGTCGAACGAGGACGGAAGATCGTAGACGCGATGCAGTTTGCGCAGCATGCGCCCGATCGTCGCGCGCGAGACGGTTGCCGTCAGTGCGTCGGTTGCCCAACGTTCGCACTGGTGGGCTTCGTCGAGCACCGCGACGTCGTACGGCGGCAGCAGCCCGCCGCCGACGGCCAGATCCAAAAAGAACAGCGCGTGGTTCACGACGATCAAGTCGGCATATTTGGCTTCGTCGCGCTTTTTGAAAAAGAAGCAGTCGCGAAAATGCTCGCAAAACTCGCCGACGCAATCGTCGGCATCGGCATCGAGCTGCTCCCATTCGTCGGTCTTGGGAACGTACGGCAGCTCGGCGCGATCGCCCGTTTGCGTGCGCGTTCCCCATTCCCACAACTCTTGCATACCGCGCGACGGGGCAACCAAACGATCGGCGCGGATCCGCTCGAGCTTCTGCTTGCAGAGGTAATGGCTGCGGCCTTTGAGCAACGTCACCCGAATCGGTTCGCCAAGCGCCTGTTGCACGAGCGGGATGTCTTTGTGCACGAGCTGCTCTTGCAGCGCAATCGTGCCGGTCGAGAGCACGACCTTCTTGCCGCTGCGCACGGCCGGAATCACGTAGGCCAGCGACTTCCCAACCCCGGTTCCGGCTTCGACGACCGTGTGCACGCCCTCGAGAATGCCGCGCTCCACGAGCTGCGCCATCTGCACTTGTCCCGGCCGCGGTTCGAATCCGGGAAGCGCGCGCGCAATCGGTCCGCCCGCGGCGAAGACGTCGTCGATCGTCGAGTTGGTCACGGCGTCGGGCGGTCGTGCGGCGTCTGATACTCGGTTTCCAGCTCGGCTCCCGTCGCAGCATCGGTAACCACCGGCTGCACGCGCCGGGGCGGATAATAGATCAGCGTGGTGAGAATGAAGCCGCCGAGTAAACCGCAGACGTGGGCCTGCCACGAAATCGCGGGCACCGTGAACGTAATGATGAGGTTGAGGATCAAGATACCGATGTTAGCTTGGACGAGTTCCATGCCGGGCTTCCCGAGCTTCAGTCCAATCGCAAACAACGCGCCGAACAATCCGAAGATCGCTCCGCTCGCGCCCAGCGTGGGAACGCAGGGTGCGCTCAAGTACACGATGCCCAAACCGGAAAAGACGATCGATGCGAGGTAGACCAGCAGCATTCGCCACGATCCCATCGCGTACTCGATAAACCGTCCGAGCGAGTACAGCGAAATCATGTTCACGCCGATGTGAATGAGCCCGGCGTGCAGGAACGCACCGGTGAAGATGCGCCACCACTCTCCGCCTTGAATGAACACCCCGCTGCATTGCGCGCCGCGGACGGCCGCGGGAATGAGCGATCCATCGACCAGGACGCGCTCCATGTTTCCGCCGCCCAGGCTGAACGCACCGGGTCCAGCGACGGAGACTTCCCACAGATAGCCTATGACGTTGAGGATGATGAGCAGGCGGGTGATCATGCGCGATCGGCGACCATGACCATTCGTGCGAGTTCGAGCGAGACCGCGTAGCGCTTGCCGTCCACTTCGACGGTGATCGGACCGCCCAGCGGCGCTTTCTCGACGACGTGCAAATCCGTTCCCGGCCGCAAGCCCACTTCACCGAGGTAGCGCAACATCTCGGGGATCTCTTCGGTGACGCCGCTGACGGTTGCGCGACTGCCTTCGTCGACTTGCGCCAGCGGAACGCCGATGCGTACCGGGTCGCTCAAATCGCGCGGCGGAATGGGCTGGCCGTGCGGGCACGTTTGCGGATCGCCCAGCAGCGCGATCAAGCGATCTTCGACGCGTTGCGAAATCGCGTGCTCGAGCATGCACGCTTCCGAATGTACTTCGTCCCACGGCATGCCGAGCACGTCGGTGAGCAGACGTTCGGCCAAACGATGACGGCGCAGCACGTTGACGGCGACTTGCAATCCTTTGCGCGTGAGCTTGACCTCGCCACGCGCGACGTACTCCACGTAGCCGTCTTTGTCGAGCTTCTTGAGCATTCCGGATACCGACGCCGGAGCGACGCCCAAGGATGACGCGAGTCCCGACGTCGTGACGCCCGGCCCCTCGCGCTCGAGACGATAGACCGCTTCGAGATACTCCTCGATCGATTCCGCGAAGTGGCTATGACCCGACATTTCGCTTCTCGATTCGGCGCGTTACCGCGGCATGCATTGTCGCTTTCTCGTGCGGCTCGGCAAAGCTGGCGTCGATGGCGTTGCGAACGAAACGCTCGAGCGTGCCGGGGCCCGCGATCGACTCCACCAGCGCGTACTCCGACGCGATCGAGGTTCGGAACATTGCCGGATCGTCGGCATCGATGGTCACGACGCAGCCGGCCCGATCGAACTCGACGAACGCGTCGCGATCGGGCAGCGCCGCCCCCGTCAACACGTTTGACGTCGGGCAGATCTCCAGCGCAATGCGCTCGTCGGCCAGCCGCTGCACCAGACGCTCGTCGTGCAGCGCGGCGACGCCGTGCCCGATACGTTCCGCGCGCAGCATGTCGATTGCGTCGCGCACGCTCTCGGCGCCGGCCGCTTCACCCGCGTGCGCGACGCAATGTAAGCCATGGGCACGCGCGTAAGCGAACGGTGCTTCGTAGAGTTCGGGCGGAAAGCGCTTCTCGTCGCCCCCAAGTCCCACGCCGATGACGTCGAGATCGGTGAGCTGTGCGGCCATCGTCGCAATCTGCATCGCACGC contains the following coding sequences:
- the hrcA gene encoding heat-inducible transcriptional repressor HrcA is translated as MKEPGSLDKRKAYILATVVYEYVATAEPVGSQTLTQKYNLGVSSATVRNEMAELEAGGYLVQPHTSAGRIPSDAGYRTYVDRLMQPEELGTEERRRIREDLRDASHELDEIIDHTTRLLGRLSNNLAFVTRPQQESQTFKHVQLIWLSPRTGVAIVVTSLGVAAQSLFEVGSEIVPDELTRFSNALNARFSNRLLRDVSDAEIATVAREMNLSDDLRNAVGASMQSARSNELPTVAAAGAQNLLDQPEFQDLRKLRSILRIIEEQKTLYDIVADAMSSDAASVKIGHELGSDELSDLSVVTVPYRFGANAMGMLSILGPRRMPYARLLALASGTAETLSQRLSDVEST
- a CDS encoding TlpA disulfide reductase family protein yields the protein MQLFAAIVLAALTASSGTGLAGISFDAPTPNFAIPTKQGTRYLSDLRGRVVVIDFWATWCDVCTEEMKYFVRAKQTYGDKLAVVTISNELPDVAASYFRTWNITLPLVEDTSGAVDRLYSIGKIPDTLVLDPEGRVTYVSVGGLSWDELKQAIDRAAASDGASF
- the acs gene encoding acetate--CoA ligase, translating into MTSHAIEALFEESRRFPPPPDFAEQANAKPGIYDEAEGDYAAFWARWARELEWMKPFTKTLDWDEPFAQWFSDGELNASVNCLDRHVRNGLGEKIAFYFEGEPGDRWTITYRQLLDDVCRFANALRKLGIRKGDRVAIYMPMIPELPVALLACARIGAAHSVIFGGFSPESIIDRVNDAQCVALITADYGWRRGNKIALKRNCDVAMEQTPSIKHCIVARRVGDEVFMHEGRDVWWSEIVANESTQCEPEPMNAEDLLFLLYTSGTTAKPKGIKHTTGGYLTHVMMTHKLVFDIKPETDVYWCTADIGWVTGHSYIVYGPLANGCSGVIYEGTPDYPDKDRFWDIVERYKITILYTAPTAIRTFMKWGVEYPAKHDLSSLRLLGSVGEPINPEAWIWYREWIGGNRTPVVDTWWQTETGGIVISPLPGLTTLLPGSATKALPGFFPDIVNEKGESVPLGGGGYIVITRPWPGMLRGIWGDDERYKQTYWSKFAHMYLAGDGCKRDHDGNYWFMGRIDDVMNVSGHRISTTEVESALVDHPKVAEAAVCGKLDDMTGQAIYAFVSVKPDVTGSPEFADELRDHVANKLGKFTRPKYITFTQELPKTRSGKIMRRLLRDIAEGRTLGDTTTLADSAVVHELQERAKIQVTQED
- a CDS encoding ATP-dependent DNA helicase; protein product: MTNSTIDDVFAAGGPIARALPGFEPRPGQVQMAQLVERGILEGVHTVVEAGTGVGKSLAYVIPAVRSGKKVVLSTGTIALQEQLVHKDIPLVQQALGEPIRVTLLKGRSHYLCKQKLERIRADRLVAPSRGMQELWEWGTRTQTGDRAELPYVPKTDEWEQLDADADDCVGEFCEHFRDCFFFKKRDEAKYADLIVVNHALFFLDLAVGGGLLPPYDVAVLDEAHQCERWATDALTATVSRATIGRMLRKLHRVYDLPSSFDVRFDEGVRALESSLARVPGDRYPLAANEEAGPALEALRDHLYHLENWLFANWHRALKRKPENDAEAERRRELAMRNVIAHSAAIDRAQSPSEDAIAWVERSDGSGPYAVNCAPHDVAEFLRATLFAHTQSVVLTSATLSIGGDFTYVRRCLGLDAAQELVAPSPFDYASQARLFIAPARLNPKAADFARRAAPLVEECLDRTRGRAFVLFTSYARLREVYALVRERIAFPVRLQGELPRAHLLDWFRRTPNAVLFATGTFWEGIDVSGEALSCVIIDRLPFPTPTDPLVMARIRALEARGLDGFEHYMIPAATVRLKQGFGRLIRSGSDRGVVALLDGRAASTRYGETILQALPPATRIESLEELGGFLS
- a CDS encoding rhomboid family intramembrane serine protease; this encodes MITRLLIILNVIGYLWEVSVAGPGAFSLGGGNMERVLVDGSLIPAAVRGAQCSGVFIQGGEWWRIFTGAFLHAGLIHIGVNMISLYSLGRFIEYAMGSWRMLLVYLASIVFSGLGIVYLSAPCVPTLGASGAIFGLFGALFAIGLKLGKPGMELVQANIGILILNLIITFTVPAISWQAHVCGLLGGFILTTLIYYPPRRVQPVVTDAATGAELETEYQTPHDRPTP
- a CDS encoding metal-dependent transcriptional regulator, which codes for MSGHSHFAESIEEYLEAVYRLEREGPGVTTSGLASSLGVAPASVSGMLKKLDKDGYVEYVARGEVKLTRKGLQVAVNVLRRHRLAERLLTDVLGMPWDEVHSEACMLEHAISQRVEDRLIALLGDPQTCPHGQPIPPRDLSDPVRIGVPLAQVDEGSRATVSGVTEEIPEMLRYLGEVGLRPGTDLHVVEKAPLGGPITVEVDGKRYAVSLELARMVMVADRA
- the add gene encoding adenosine deaminase produces the protein MPLADTIPKVHLHCHLEGTLRAATFVELAARYGVPLRYRPGSADGPFVDEPSERVDPHDPYLFKDFGEFLLAFAAASRSLAAPEDYARLAREFVETALAQGVIYGELFISPSVWTFFHKTLDVRACVEAIAGELRAARPQATFKLIVDLTRNFGVERAMQIATMAAQLTDLDVIGVGLGGDEKRFPPELYEAPFAYARAHGLHCVAHAGEAAGAESVRDAIDMLRAERIGHGVAALHDERLVQRLADERIALEICPTSNVLTGAALPDRDAFVEFDRAGCVVTIDADDPAMFRTSIASEYALVESIAGPGTLERFVRNAIDASFAEPHEKATMHAAVTRRIEKRNVGS